The segment ACCACCCCCGACCCTGTCgtggggaccctggggacacGTCCCCGTCCCAGGACATCAGAGGATAAGCAAATGTGACCTTGGGGACACGTCTCCGTCCCAGGAGACATCAGGGGACAAGCAAAGGTGACCCTGGGGACACGTGCCCACCCCAGGAGACCTCAGGAGGACATCAGGGGACAAGCAAAGGTGACCCTGGGGACACGTGCCCACCCCAGGACACCTCAGGGGGACATCAGGGGACAAGCAAGGGTGACCCTGGGGACACGTCCCCATCCCAGGACATTAGGAGACAAGCAAAAGTGACCCTGGGGACACGTCCCTGTCCCAGGACATCTCAGGGGGACATTAGGGGATGAGCAAGGGTGACCCTGGGGACACGTCCCCACCCCAGGACACCTCAGGGGGACATCAGGGGACAAACAAGGGTGACCCTGGGGACACGTCCCCATCCCAGGACACCTCAGGGGGGGACATCAGGGGACAAGCAAGGGTGACCCTGGGGACACGTCCCCATCCCAGGTCATCTCGGGGGGGGACATCAGGGGACAAGCAAGGGTGACTCTAGAGGGAATGAAGGATCTTGGGGACCACAACAAGGtgggttggggggggttggggggttggggacccCGGGGGGTGCCGGGTGACCCCGGGCCGCTCAGGTGAcgtgtccccttgtccccaggtCGGGTACAGCATCCGCTTCGAGGACTGCACCTCGGAGCGCACGGTGCTCAAGTACATGACGGACGGGATGCTGCTGCGGGAGTTCCTCACCGAGCCCGACCTCGCCTCCTACAggtgacactggggacactggggacagcgggggacaccagggggctcggggacattggggatgttgggggacaccagggggttggggacattggggatgttgggggacaccagggggttGGGGATGATGGAGGTGTtgggggacaccaggggctTGGGGACATTGGAGATGttgggggacaccagggggttggggacattggggatgttgggggacaccagggggctCGGGGACATTGGAGATGttgggggacaccagggggttggggacattggggatgttgggggacaccagggggttggggatgatggagacatgggggacaccagggggttggggacattggggatgtTGGGGGACACCTGGGGGCTGGGACATTGGGGATGttgggggacaccagggggttggggatgatggagacatgggggacaccaggggggttggggacaaTGGAGATGttgggggacaccaggggggttggggacaaTGGAGAcatgggggacaccaggggttggggacaatggggacatgggggactccagggggttggggacattggggatgttgggggacaccagggggttggggatgatggagacatgggggacaccaggggggtTGGGACAATGGGGATGttgggggacaccagggggttGGGGATGATGGAGGTGTtgggggacaccaggggctTGGGGACATTGGAGatgttggggacaccagggggttggggacattggAGATGttgggggacaccagggggttGGGACATTGGGGATGttgggggacaccagggggttggggatgatggagacatggggacaccagggggttggggacattggggatgttgggggacacctgggggctggggacattggggatgtTGGGGACTccagggggttggggacattggggatgttgggggacaccaggggttggggacattgggatgttgggggacaccagggggctcggggacattggggatgttggggacaccaggaggctTGGGACATTGGGGATGttgggggacaccagggggttggggatgatggagacatgggggacaccaggggggttggggacaaTGGAGAcatgggggacaccaggggggttggggacaaTGGAGATGttgggggacaccaggggggttggggacaaTGGAGAcatgggggacaccaggggttggggacaatggggacatgggggacaccaggggggttggggacaaTGGAGAcatgggggacaccaggggtTGGGGACAATGGAGAcatgggggacaccaggggttggggacaatggggacatgggggacaccaggggggttggggacaaTGGAGATGttgggggacaccaggggggttggggacaaTGGAGAcatgggggacaccaggggttggggacaatggggacatgggggacaccaggggggttggggacaaTGGAGATGttgggggacaccaggggggttggggacaaTGGAGATGTTGGGGGACACCGGGGGtgttggggacatcagggacccCGGGGGTGAGGGGGACTCGGTGGggaggggacagtggggacacaGCGGGGGCTGCGTGTCCCCTGTGCTCCCCTCGTCCTGAGACTCCTTGGTGTCACCTTGATGTCCCCCTGTCTGTCtccgtgtccctgtgtccctccctgtccccatgtccctgtgtcaccTGTCCGTCCTCACGTCCGTGtgtccttccctgtccccatatccccgtgtccccccttgtctccatgtccctgtgtcccttgtctgtcctcatgtccctgtgtccctccttgtccctgtgtcccctgcccATTCTCACGTCCCTGTGTCcttccctgtccccgtgtccctgtgtcccctgtcgGTTCTcacgtccccgtgtccctccctgtcccctgtccatccccatgtccctgtgtccctccgtgtcccctgtccatccctgtgtccctccttccccctgtctgtccccatgtccctgtgtcccttgtccatccccgtgtccctgtgtcctctgtccATCCCTGGGTCCTTGtgtccctccctgtcccctgtccatccctgtgtcctctgtccatccctgtgtccctgtgtccctccgtgtcccctgaccatccccatgtccccgtgtctctccctgtccccatgtccctccctGTCCCTTGTCCATCCCCATGTCCTCGTGTCCCTCCCTgtccgtccccgtgtccctctgtgtcccctgaccatccccatgtccccgtgtccttccctgtccctccccgtgtccctgtgtccctccccgtgtccctgtgtccatccCCGTATCCCCGTGTCCCTCCAtgtccatccccgtgtccctgtgtccctctgtgtcccctgtctgtcctcatgtccccgtgtccctccctgtcccctgtccatccctgtgtcccgtgtccctccttccctctgtccatccccgtgtccctgtgtccctccctgtcccctgtccatccccgtgtcccctgtccatccccatgtccctctgtccctccgtgtcccctgtccatccccatgtccctgtgtccctccgtgtcccctgtccatccccgtgtccctgtgtccctccctgtcccctgtccatccctgtgtcccctgtccatccctgtgtcccctgtccatctccgtgtccctgtgtccctccctGTCCCTTGTCTGTCCTtgtgtccctctgtgtcccctgtccatccccgtgtccctgtgtccctctgtgtcccctgtccatccctgtgtccctccctgtccctgtgtcccctgtccatccccgtgtccctgtgtccctccctgtcccctgtccatccccgtgtcccctgtccatccccatgtccctctgtccctccgtgtcccctgtccatccccatgtccctgtgtccctccctgtccctgtgtccctctgtgtcccctgtccctccctgtgtccctccctgtccccatatccccgtGTCCTTCCTTGTCACCATGTCCCTGCATGCCCTATCTGTcctcatgtccctgtgtccctctctgtccctgtgtcccctgtccatccccgtgtccctgtgtcccctgtccctccccgtgtccccgtgtcccccggtGTCCCCCGGTGTCCCCTCAGCGTGGTGATGGTGGACGAGGCTCACGAGCGGACGCTGCACACGGACGTGCTCTTCGGGCTCATCAAGGACATCGCGCGGTTCCGGCCGGAGctgaaggtgctggtggcctCGGCCACGCTCGACACCCAGCGCTTCTCGGCCTTCTTCGACCACGCGCCCGTCTTCCGCATCCCCGGGCGCCGCTTCCCCGTCGACATCTACTACACCAAGGTGGGACACGGGGACGCctcggggacatggggataaggacacggggacagggacgcctgagggacgtggggatagggacacggggacagggacatggggactgGGACGCCTGAGGGGCACGGGACACGGGGATAGGGACGCCTGAGGGACacgggacacagggacagggacacctcagggacatggggatagggacacggggacagggacatggggacacggggacagggacgcctgagggacatggggacagggaggccTGAGGGACacgggacacagggacagggacgcctgagggacatggtggcagggacatggggacagggatgcctGAGGGAcacaggacatggggacagggacgccTGAGGGACACGGGACATGGGGACTGGGAtgcctgagggacatggggacagggacacggggacagggacgcctgagggacacggggacagggacatggggacagggaggccTGAGGGAcatagggacagggacacggggacagggacgccTGAGGGACacgggacatggggacagggacacctgagggacacggggacagggacatggggacatggggacagggaggcctgagggacatggggacagggacagggggacagggacacggacacctgagggacacgggacatggggacagggacgcctcagggacatggggacagggatgcctGAGGGACATGGTGACAGGGACACCTGAGGGCCATGGGGACTGGGATGCCTGAGGTGACAGGGACACGGGATATGGGGACAGAGACacctgagggacacggggacagggacacggggacagggacacctgagggacacaggacatggggacagggatgcctgagggacatgggacacggggacagggacgcctgagggacatgggacacggggacagggatgcctgagggacatgggacacgggacacagggacagggacgcCTCAGGGACacgggacacagggacagggacgcctgagggacatggtggcagggacacggggacagggaggcctgagggacatggtggcagggacacggggacagggacgcctgagggacatggtggcagggacacggggacagggacgcctcagggacacggggacagggacgcctgagggacatgggacacggggacagggacacgggacacagggacagggacgcCTGAGGGACATAGtggcagggacatggggacagggacgcctcagggacacggggacagggacgcctgagggacatggggacagggacacggggacagggacgcctgagggacacggggacagggacacggggacagggacgcctgagggacacggggacagggacacggggacagggacgcctgagggacacggggacagggacacagggacagggacgcCTGAGGGACATAGtggcagggacatggggacagggacgcctcagggacacggggacagggacgcctgagggacatggggacagggacacggggacagggacgcctgagggacacggggacagggacacggggacagggacgcctgagggacacggggacagggacacggggacagggacgcctgagggacacggggacatggagacagggacatggggacaggggcacctgagggacacggggacagggacacggggacagggacgcctgagggacacggggacagggacgccTGAGGGAcacaggacatggggacagggacgcctgagggacacggggacagggacagggacgcctgagggacacggggacagggacacggggacagggacacggggacagggacgcctgagggacacggggacagggacacggggacagggacgcctgagggacacggggacatggagacagggacatggggacagggacgcctgagggacatgggacacagggacagggacgcctgagggacatggtggcagggacacggggacagggaggCCTGAGGGACATGGTGATAGGgtcatggggacagggacgccTCAGGGAcacaggacatggggacagggacgcctgagggacatgggacacagggacagggacgcctgagggacatggtggcagggacacggggacagggaggCCTGAGGGACATGGTGATAGGgtcatggggacagggacgccTCAGGGAcacaggacatggggacagggacgcctgagggacatggggacagggacgcctgagggacatggggactgGGATGCCTGAGGTGACAGGGACacgggatatggggacagggacgcctgagggacacggggacagggacacctgagggacacgggacatggggacagggatgcctgagggacgtggggacagggacgtggggacagggacacctgagggacatggggacagggaaaagcaaggggacagggacacttgAGGGACATAGAACAGAGAGACATGGAAGGGCAAGGGGACAGGGCCacctgagggacatggggacaggggacagggacgcctgagggacaggggacatggggacaggggacatggggacaggggacatggaaGGGAAGGGGACAGGGCCACCTGAGGGACGCAggccatggggacaggggacatggaggacagggagatgGGGACGCTGGGGGGCAAGGGGATggcagggggacatggggacagaggggacgaTGTGGGACGCtgcggggggggctgggggacactTGGGGACGCCGGGAGCTGATGTCCCCTCTGCTGTCCCCTCTGCTGTCCCCTGGGCAGGCGCCCGAGGCCGATTACCTGGAGGCGTGTGTGGTGTCGGTGCTGCAGATCCACGTCACCCAGCCCCCCGGGGACATCCTCGTCTTCCTCACCGGCCAGGTGggtgtcccctctgtcccctcccgCCTTCGGGGAacccccccggtgtccccatgtccccccccctgctgtccccgtgtcccctctggGGTCCCCGTGTGCgtcaggaggagatggagacgCGTGTGGAGCttctgcaggagctgcctgggtTCTTgactgtccccgtgtcccccgtgtcccctgcctcctgccacgtcccccctgctgtccccacgtcccctgctgtccctgtgtcccctctgatgtccccgtgtccctcaggaggagatggaggtgcgtgtggagctgctgcaggagtgctgctgctgcctggattcttggctgtccccatgtcccccctgtgtcccctgccTCCTGCCACGTGCCCcctgctgtccctgtgtcccctctgctGTCCTCATGTTCCCTCTgctgtccccacgtcccctctGGGGTCCCCGTGTGCAtcaggaggagatggaggcacatgtggagctgctgcaggagctgcctgggtTCTCGcttgtccccgtgtcccctcgatgtccccacatcccctgatgcccccgtgtcccccctgcTGTCCCCTAATGTCCCCTGATGTCCCCGTGTGCgtcaggaggagatggaggtgcgtgtggagctgctgcaggagcgATGCTGCTGCCTGGGTTCTTggctgtccctgtgtcccccgcGTCCCCTGCTGTCCCCTGACGTCCCCTgatgtcccagtgtcccccaggaggagatggaggcgtgcgtggagctgctgcaggagcgGTGCTGGTGCCTGAGTTTGCagctgtccctgtgtccccctgtctccccctgatgtccccacgtcctctgctgtccctgtgtcctccttgctgtccctgtgtcccctgctGTCCCCTAATGTCCCctgctgtccccgtgtccctgtgtgcgtcaggaggagatggaggtgcgtgtggagctgctgcaggagcgatgctgctgcctgggttcacggctgtccccatgtccccacgatgtccccacatcccctgctgtcccctgatgtccccgtgtcccctctgatgtccccgtgtcccccaggaggagatggaggtgtgtgtggagctgctgcaggagcgATGCTGCTGCCTGGGTTCTCAGCTGTCCCTGCGTCCCTCTGCGTCCCCCGCGTCCCCTGCCTCCTGCCACGTCCCCTGCTGTCCCCTGCTGTCCCCTAAcgtcccctggtgtcccccaggAGGAGATCGAGGCGTGcgtggagctgctgcaggagcgATGCTGCTGCCTGGGTTCTCggctgtccctgtgtccctctgCGTCCCCTGCGTCCCCTGCCTCCTGCCACGTCCCCTGCTGTCCCCTAACGTCCCCTGCTGTCCCCCGGTGTCCCCCAGGAGGAGATCGAGGCGTGcgtggagctgctgcaggagcgGTGCCGCCGGCTGGGCTCGCGGCTGCcggagctgctggtgctgcccaTCTACGCCAACCTGCCGGCCGACATGCAGGCCCGAATCTTCGAGCCCACGCCGGCCGGCGCCCGCAAGGTGGGCGGGGCccgagggagggggcggggcctgagggggcggggcctgaggggatgggggcggggcctgaggggaTGGAGGCGGGGCCTGAGGGGatgggggcggggcctgaggggatgggggcggggcctgaggggatgggggcggggcctgaggggatgggggcggggcctgaggggatgggggcggggcctgaggggctgggggctgggcCTgaaggagggggcggggcctgagggggctgggggcggggCCTAAGGGGActggggcggggcctgaggggcCTGAGGGCGGGGCCTGAGGGATGAGGGGTGGGGCTTGAGGGGGTGAGGCTGAAAGGGGCGGGGCCTAAGGGGCCTATGGGGCCTATGGGGCAGGGGCCTGGGAGCAGGGCTTGAGGGGCCTATAGGGCTAGGGGCGGggcctatggggcagggcttgAGGGGCCTATAGGGCTAGGGGCGGggcctatggggcagggcttgAGGGGCCTATAGGGTTGGGGGCAGGGCCTATGGGGGGGGCCTGAGGGGCCTATAGGGCTAGGGGGAGGGCCTGAGGGGCCTATAGGGCTAGGGGCAGgacctatggggcagggctcaGGGCCTGAGGGGTCTATAGGGCTAGGGGCAGGACCTATGGGGCAGAAACTGAGGGGCCTATAGGGCTAGGGGCAGgacctatggggcagggctcaGGGCCTGAGGGGTCTATAGGGTTGGGGGCAGGGCCTATGGGGCAGAAACTGAGGGGCCTATAGGGCTAGGGGCAGGACTTATGGGGCAGGGCTTGAGGGGCCTATAGGGTTGGGGGCAGGGCCTATGGGGGGGGCCTGAGGGGCCTATAGGGTTGGGGGTAGGGCCTATGGAGGGGGCCTGAGGGGCCTATAGGACTAGGGGCAGGACCTATGGGGGGGGCCTGAGGGGCCTATAGGGTTGGGGGCAGGGTCTATGGGGGGGGCCTGAGGGGCCTATAGGGTTGGAGGCGGGGCCTATGGGGGGGGCCTGAGGGGCCTATAGGGTTGGAGGCGGggcctatggggcagggcttgAGGGGCCTACAGGGTTGGAGGCGGGGCCTGTGGGGCAGGGCCTGAGGGGCCTATAGGGTTGGGGGCAGGGCCTATGGAGGGGGGCCTGAGGGGCCTACAGGGTTGGAGGCGGGGCCTATGGGGCAGGGCCTGAGGGGCCTATAGGGTTGGAGGCGGGGCCTATGGGGGGGGCCTGAGGGGCCTATAGGGTTGGAGGCGGggcctatggggcagggcttgAGGGGCCTATAGGGTTGGAGGCGGGGCCTATGGGGGGGGCCTGAGGGGCCTATAGGGTTAGGGGTGGggcctatggggcagggctcagggggcggggcctgaggggagGGGCCAGGGTGCTTGGGGGTGGAGCTTGAGGGGGCTGTGGCTgaaaggggcggggcctgagggaGGGGGTGGGGCTAAAGTGGGTGTGGCtgaaggggcggggccagagaggaggggcggggcctgtggtgggcgtggcctgtacggagggggcggggcttagagGGGATGGAGCCAAatagggaaggggagggggctgaTGTGGACGTGGCCTGCGAGCTGCCCCTCCCCCAGGTGGTGGTGGCCACCAACATCGCGGAGACGTCGGTGACCATCGACGGCATCGTGTACGTGCTGGACCCCGGCTTCTGCAAGCAGAAGAGCTACAGCGCCCGCACCGGCATGGAGTCCCTCGTCGTCACCCCCTGCTCCCGGGTacccgccccccccggcccccctcGGTCTCCATGGCCCCAGGTCCCTCGgtctccatgtccccaggtccctcagtcTCCATggccccaggtccctcttgctgtgtccccatgtcccttggTCTCCATGTTCTCAGGTCTCCATCATTGTGTCCCCAAGCCCGTTggtctccctgtccccaggtcCCCATCACTGtgtccccaggtccttcagtctccatgtccccaagccccttggtctccatgtccccaggtccccATCGCTGTGTCCCCAGGTCCCTTGGTCTCCATGTTCCCATGTCTCCTGGTTTCCATGTTCTCAGGTCTCCATCATTGTGTCCCCAGGTCCCTCGGTCTCCATGTCCCCAGATCTCTTGGTCTCCAtgtccccagctccctcagtctccgtgtccccaagccccttggtctccatgtccccaggtccccATTGCTGTGTCCCCAGGTCCCTTGGTCTCCATGTTCTCAGGTCTCCATCAttgtgtccccaagccccttggtctccatgtccccaggtccccATCACTGTGTCCCCAGgtctccatgtccccaggtacccatccctgtgtccccaggtcCCCTGGTCTCCATATTCCCAGGTCCCCATCGCTGTGTCCCCAGGTCCCTTGGTCTCCATGTGCTCAGGTCTCCATCATTGTGTCCCcaggtccccatccctgtgtccccagatccccatccctgtgtccccaggtcTCTTGGTCTCCATGTTCTCAGGTCTCTATTGTTAtgtctccaggtccctcagactcCATGTCCCAAGGTCCCTCAGTCTCCATGTCCCCAGATCTCttgatctccctgtccccatccctgtgtccccaggtccctcagtctccgtgtccccaggtccccatccctgtgtccccatgtctctTGGTCTCCATGTTCTcaggtccccatccctgtgtccccaggtcCCCTGGTCTCCATGTCCTCAGATCCCCATCCCTGCGTCCCCACGTCCCTGCATCTCCAGGTCCCCTTGGCCACCgtgtcctcatgtccccctccgtgtcccttgtcccctccGTGTCCTCGTGTCCCCTGCGCTGTGACCCTGCTGGTGACACGTGGCGGTGCCCCCCCAGGCCTCGGCGAACCAGCGCGCGGGCCGGGCCGGCCGGGTGGCTCCCGGGAAATGTTTCCGCCTCTACACGGCCTGGGCCTTCCAGCACGAGCTGGAGGAGACGCCGGTGCCCGAGATCCAGCGCTCCGACCTGGGCTCCCTCGTCCTGCTCCTCAAGAGCCTCGGTGAGCATCTAGGAGGGCATCTCGGGGAGCTCTGGAGCATCTGGGAGGGCGTTGGAACATCTCAGGAGGCACCTTGAGGGCATCTCGGGGAGCTCTGGAGTATCTGGGAGAGCGTTGGAGCATCTCAGGAGGCACCTTGAGGGCCATGAGGGCGTCTCGGGGAGCTCTGGAGTATCTGGGAGGGCGTTGGAGCATCTCAGGAGGCACCTTGAGGGCCGTTGAGGGTGTCTCGGGGAGCTCTGGAGTATCTAGGAGGGCGTTGGAGCATCTCAGGAGGCACCTTGAGGGCCGTGAGGGCGTCTCGGGGAGCTCTGGAGTATCTAGGAGGGTGTTGGAACATCTCAGGAGGCACCTTGAGGGCATCTCGGGGAGCTCTGGAGCATCTGGGAGGGCATTGGAACATCTCAGGAGGCACCTTGAGGGCTGTGAGGGCATCTTGGGGAGCTCTGGAGTATCTGGGAGGGCATTGGAACATCTCAGGAGACACCTTGAGGGCCATGACGACGTCTCGGGGCGCTCTGGAGTATCTAGGAGGGTGTTGGAACATCTCAGGAGGCACCTTGAGGGCCGTGAGGGTGTCTCGGGGGTGCTTGGGCTTTcttggagggcactgggggatCTGAAGGGCCCTTGGGGACAGCTTGGGGACATTTTTGGGGTGTCGTCATCTCCCAGGGATCAACGACCTCATCCACTTCGACTTCTTGGACCCCCCGCCCCACGAGACGCTGGTGCTGGCGCTGGAGCAGCTCTACGCGCTGGGGGCCCTCAACCACCTCGGGGAGCTCACCacggtactgggagcactgggagggactggggaggtggtggggggTGGACCTCTTGGCTGAGCTTCCCgtgggactgggagcactggggttactgggagcaccaGGAGGAACTgagaaggtggtggtggtggtggtggtgggggacTGGACCTCATGATTGAGCTTcctgggggactgggagggcctgggagggactggagaggTGGTGGACCTCATGGTTGAGTTGCCCCCGGgcttactgggagcactggtttcTGCTCTAGCTGGGCCGGCGCATGGCGGAGCTGCCGGTGGAGCCCATGTTGGCCAAGATGATCCTGGCATCCGAGCAGTGAGTGGCCCCTGGgggtccctggtgtcccctgggtgtcccctggGTGTCCTTGTGTGTCCTCAAACATCTTCAGCTGTGTCCCCATAGCCCTGGGTGGCCCCCGAGTGTCCCCTGGGTGGCCCCAAGTGTCCCTTgggtgtccctggtgtcccctggATGGCCCTGGGTGTCCTCGTGTGTCCTCAAACATCTCCAGCtgtgtccctggtgtcccctggATGGCCCTGGATGTCCTCGTGTGTCCTCAACCATCTCCAGCTGTGTCCCCATAGCCCTGGGTGTCCCCAAGTGTCCCCTgggtgtccctggtgtcccctgggtgtcccctggATGGCCCTGGGTGTCCTCGTGTGTCCTCAAACATCTCCAGCtgtgtccctgggtgtcccctGGGTGTCCCCAAGTGTCCCTTGGATGGCCCTGGGTGTCCTCAACCATCTCCAGCTGTGTCCCCATAGCCCTGGGTGGCCCCCGAGTGTCCTTGGATGTCCCCGGGTGTCCCCAGgatgtccccaggtgtccccaagtgtcccctggtgtcccctggATGGCCCTGGGTGTCCTCAACCATCTCCAGCTGTGTCCCCATAGCCCTGGGTGGCCCCCGAGTGTCCTTGGATGTCCCCAGGTGTCCTCaggtgtccctggtgtcccctggATGGCCCTGGGTGTCCTCAAACATCTCCAGCTGTGTCCCCAAGTGTCCCCTgggtgtccctggtgtcccctgggTGTCCTCGTGTGTCCCCAAACATCTCCAGCTGTGTCCCCATAGCCCTGGGTGGCCCCCGAGTGTCCTTGGATGGCCCCAGGACGGCCCcgggtgtccccgtgtccccaggtaCGGCTGCACGGAGGAGGTGCTGACGGTGGCCGCCATGCTCTCGGTCAACAACGCCGTCTTCTACCGGCCCAAGGACAAGGTTCTGCACGCCGACAGCGCCCGCCTGGGCTTCCACCTGCCGGGGGGCGACCACCTCGTGCTGCTCAACGTCTACAACCAggtggggggacac is part of the Phaenicophaeus curvirostris isolate KB17595 unplaced genomic scaffold, BPBGC_Pcur_1.0 scaffold_73, whole genome shotgun sequence genome and harbors:
- the LOC138734351 gene encoding pre-mRNA-splicing factor ATP-dependent RNA helicase DHX16-like yields the protein MSVAARVAVEMGTKLGNEVGYSIRFEDCTSERTVLKYMTDGMLLREFLTEPDLASYSVVMVDEAHERTLHTDVLFGLIKDIARFRPELKVLVASATLDTQRFSAFFDHAPVFRIPGRRFPVDIYYTKAPEADYLEACVVSVLQIHVTQPPGDILVFLTGQEEIEACVELLQERCRRLGSRLPELLVLPIYANLPADMQARIFEPTPAGARKVVVATNIAETSVTIDGIVYVLDPGFCKQKSYSARTGMESLVVTPCSRASANQRAGRAGRVAPGKCFRLYTAWAFQHELEETPVPEIQRSDLGSLVLLLKSLGINDLIHFDFLDPPPHETLVLALEQLYALGALNHLGELTTLGRRMAELPVEPMLAKMILASEQYGCTEEVLTVAAMLSVNNAVFYRPKDKVLHADSARLGFHLPGGDHLVLLNVYNQWVASGHSVQWCYEHFVQARSLRRARDVREQLEGLLERVEVTPASCAPDYGPVRKAITAGFFYHAARLTRGGYRTVKHQQTVFVHPNSSLFEEQPRWVLYHELVFTTKEFMRQVLEIESAWLLEVAPHYYQAKELEDAGARKMPKKVGKSREELG